A genomic region of Cyprinus carpio isolate SPL01 chromosome B13, ASM1834038v1, whole genome shotgun sequence contains the following coding sequences:
- the LOC109101143 gene encoding LOW QUALITY PROTEIN: cell division cycle and apoptosis regulator protein 1-like (The sequence of the model RefSeq protein was modified relative to this genomic sequence to represent the inferred CDS: deleted 2 bases in 2 codons), protein MAQFGGQKNPPWAAQFAATAVSQPGHSGQSLDLNSLHSLGVQQPSLLGASPMYTQQSALASLNSQSAANYQLSQQTAALQQQAAAAAAAALQQSQINSALQQYQQQQQQQQQQQQQPPQAPPPQPPPQQTLYNVPHQLPQPQQALLSQPPVALPTSLSLSNPQQTAQITVSYPTPRSSHQQQTQPQKQRVFTGVVSKLHDTFGFVDEDVFFQLSAVKGKTPQVGDRVLVEAVYNPNMPFKWNAQRIQTLPQLPNQTSQPPGPNMMKQGPAMLQSLPPPTTFSIPAQGPPPSLLQAQLSAASLAPLLQNPPQPLLPQPPPKDSVFSGGLLQPPVRMMPQPQQVRRVDHPTQSNNQPRFPSRSDRPELILRKDDRSRERDRERRRSRERSPPRKRSRDRSPRRERSPRRPRRVVPRYTVQFSKFSLDGCNCDMMELRRRYQSLYIPSDFFDAVFTWVDAFPLTRPFTFGNYCNFHIMHKEVDSLVKNTAVLDPPDANHTYSAKVMLLANPSLDELYHKSCALAEDPSELRDSFQHPARLIKFLVGMRGKDEAMAIGGHWSPSLDGADPENDASVLIKTAIRCCKALTGIDLSLCTQWYRFAEIRYHRPEETHKGRTVPAHVETVVLFLPDVWHCLPTRSEWEGLSRGLKEQLAEKLLAERKEADGEQEEEDKDEDDSKEVTTPTHWSKLDPKSMKVNDLRKELESRSLSSKGLKSQLIARLTKQLKVEEQVEESKEPEKPEPPSVEEDESCRPEDDREEEERKRQEEQERQRRERRYVLPDEPTIIVHPNWTAKNGKFDCSIMSLSVLLDYRLEDNKEHSFEVSLFAELFNEMLQRDFGYRIYKALASLPSKDERKDKREKAKKEAERRDVKKEKEGENGEPATKRMREEDEKRKDEEKERGIKREESKDDDDNEDGSSNNNADEYDPLEAEDADDYDDDDKDDEDSNGRDRRDDRRDERKSKERSSKDKDEKKKQMVTFNKDLLMAFVYFDQSHCGYLMEKDLEEIMYTLGLHLSRAQVKKLLNKPLIRESCHYRKLTDRPKDEPSPTLTSDALIDNLLGNQSLLPSLKIKRQSEDSGESSSLIVYKGAMVDVGSMMQKLEKSGKTREEIEQKLMQQDIKMEEDSKHIAELEGANSSLQRELEEVKNNLRETENNLRASDQQKGSYEQQLHSTVSSLDTVMKEIQGVLSHGDPSDDVGDQKTQANGSDE, encoded by the exons tcGCAGATCAATTCAGCCCTGCAGCAGtatcagcagcaacagcagcagcagcagcagcaacaacagcagccACCTCAAGCTCCCCCACCACAACCTCCACCTCAGCAGACTCTTTACAACGTCCCACATCAG CTTCCACAACCCCAACAAGCCCTGCTATCACAG CCCCCTGTTGCCTTGCCCACCAGCCTGAGCCTGTCCAACCCGCAGCAGACGGCACAGATAACCGTATCCTACCCGACCCCGCGCTCCAGCCACCAGCAGCAGACCCAACCCCAAAAGCAGCGTGTTTTCACCGGGGTCGTCAGCAAGCTACACGATACTTTCGGCTTTGTCGATGAAGATGTCTTCTTCCAGCTCAG TGCGGTTAAGGGGAAGACACCCCAAGTCGGTGATCGTGTTCTGGTGGAAGCTGTCTACAATCCCAACATGCCTTTCAAGTGGAATGCCCAGCGCATCCAGACGTTACCTCAGCTGCCCAACCAAACG AGCCAGCCGCCAGGCCCAAACATGATGAAACAAGGTCCCGCCATGCTGCAGTCTCTACCCCCGCCCACCACGTTCAGCATCCCGGCCCAGGGACCTCCTCCATCTCTTCTGCAGGCCCAGCTCTCAGCTGCTTCTCTGGCCCCACTGCTGCAGAATCCCCCACAGCCCCTGCTTCCCCAGCCTCCCCCTAAAG ACTCTGTGTTCTCAGGGGGTTTGCTGCAGCCCCCGGTGCGGATGATGCCTCAGCCGCAACAAGTGAGGCGTGTGGACCACCCCACCCAAAGTAATAATCAACCCCGCTTCCCCAGCCGCAGTGACCGACCAGAACTCATCCTGAGGAAGGATGACCGCAG TCGGGAAAGAGATAGAGAGCGAAGGAGATCAAGAGAACGTTCACCCCCACGGAAGCGTTCTAGAGACCGATCGCCTCGCAGAGAACGTTCTCCAAGACGGCCACGCAGAGTCGTCCCAAGATACACTGTGCAGTTCTCCAAATTCTCTCTCGATGG TTGCAACTGTGACATGATGGAGCTGCGGCGGAGGTATCAGAGCCTCTACATCCCCAGTGACTTCTTTGACGCTGTGTTTACCTGGGTAGACGCCTTTCCCTTAACACGACCTTTCACCTTTGGAAACTACTGCAACTTCCACATCATGCATAAAGAGGTGGACTCTCTGGTGAAGAACACGGCTGTGCTGGACCCACCTGATGCCAATCACACCTACAGTGCAAAG GTAATGCTGCTGGCCAACCCTAGTCTAGATGAGCTGTATCATAAGTCCTGTGCTCTGGCAGAAGACCCATCAGAGCTGAGAGACTCCTTCCAGCACCCTGCCCGCCTCATCAAG TTCCTGGTGGGGATGCGGGGCAAGGACGAGGCCATGGCCATCGGGGGTCACTGGTCTCCCTCTTTGGATGGGGCCGACCCAGAAAACGATGCCTCGGTCCTTATAAAGACAGCCATACGTTGTTGTAAGGCTCTGACAGGCATTGATCTGAGTTTATGTACCCAGTG GTATCGTTTTGCAGAGATACGCTATCACCGC CCTGAGGAGACTCAC AAAGGGCGGACAGTCCCCGCACATGTGGAGACAGTGGTTTTATTTCTCCCGGATGTTTGGCATTGTCTTCCTACCCGCTCAGAGTGGGAGGGCCTGTCCCGTGGACTCAAGGAGCAGCTGGCAGAGAAACTCTTGGCTGAACGGAAGGAGGCTGATGGAGAACAG GAGGAGGAGGATAAGGATGAAGATGATTCAAAGGAAGTCACTACGCCAACCCACTGGTCTAAACTTGATCCGAAATCCATGAAG GTCAATGACTTGCGTAAGGAGTTGGAGAGCCGTTCACTGAGCTCTAAAGGGCTGAAGTCTCAGCTGATCGCTCGCCTCACCAAACAGCTAAAGGTGGAAGAGCAGGTGGAGGAGTCCAAGGAGCCGGAGAAGCCTGAACCTCCGAGTGTGGAGGAGGATGAATCCTGCAGACCGGAGGATGACCGAGAG GAAGAGGAACGAAAGCGGCAGGAGGAGCAGGAACGCCAGCGCAGGGAGAGACGCTATGTTCTGCCAGATGAGCCCACCATTATTGTCCATCCCAACTGGACTGCCAAGAACGGCAAATTTGACTGCAGCATCATGTCCTTGAGTGTGCTGCTGGACTACAGACTGGAGGATAATAAAGAGCACTCCTTTGAG GTGTCTTTGTTTGCTGAATTATTCAATGAGATGCTTCAACGAGACTTCGGCTACAGGATCTATAAAGCACTGGCTTCTCTTCCCAGCAAGGATGAGAGGAAAGATAAAAGAGAGAAAGCTAAAAAAGAGGCAGAGAGGAGGGACGTAAAGAAGGAGAAGGAAGGAGAAAATGGAGAGCCGGCCacaaagagaatgagagaggagGATGAGAAGAGGAAG GATgaggagaaggagagaggaaTTAAGAGAGAAGAAtccaaagatgatgatgataatgaagatggcagcagcaacaacaacgcTGATGAATATGACCCACTGGAGGCAGAAGACGCAGATGACTATGATGACGACG ATAAAGATGATGAAGACTCAAATGGCAGAGACAGAAGAGACGACCGGCGAGATGAACGCAAGTCCAAAGAGAGGTCATCTAAAGATAAA GATGAGAAGAAAAAGCAGATGGTGACGTTTAACAAGGATCTGCTGATGGCCTTTGTGTACTTCGACCAGAGTCACTGCGGCTACCTGATGGAGAAGGACTTGGAGGAGATCATGTACACGCTGGGCTTGCATCTCTCCAGAGCTCAG GTGAAGAAGTTGTTAAACAAACCATTGATTAGAGAGTCCTGCCATTATCGAAAGCTAACGGACAGACCTAAGGACGAGCCTAGCCCCACGTTGACCTCTGATGCTCTGATAGACAACCTTTTAG GTAACCAAAGCTTGCTGCCCAGTCTGAAGATCAAGCGGCAATCAGAGGACAGCGGCGAGTCATCTAGCCTGATCGTCTACAAGGGAGCCATGGTGGATGTGGGAAGCATGATGCAGAAGCTGGAGAAGAGTGGGAAAACCCGAGAGGAAATTGAGCAGAAGCTCATGCAGCAGGACATTAAAATGG AGGAGGACTCGAAGCATATAGCCGAGCTAGAAGGAGCAAACAGCAGCCTTCAGAGGGAGCTGGAGGAGGTGAAGAACAAtctcagagagacagagaacaaCCTGAGAGCCTCAGACCAGCAGAAAGGCAGCTACGAACAACAGCTCCACAGCACAGTGTCCAGCCTTGACACCGTCATGAAGGAGATCCAGGGCGTTTTATCACAC GGTGATCCTTCAGATGACGTCGGTGACCAAAAAACTCAAGCTAATGGCTCAGATGAGTGA